Proteins encoded by one window of Candidatus Falkowbacteria bacterium:
- the dnaX gene encoding DNA polymerase III subunit gamma/tau, which produces MSTALYRKYRPKIFAEVTGQNHIKTTLQNEISSDRVAHAYLFCGPRGTGKTTLARLLSKAVNCLDLQPEGEPCNKCKSCQDIIDSRALDIIEIDAASHTGVDNVRENIIQNARFTPTKSKNKVFIIDEVHMLSISAFNALLKILEEPPKYVIFILATTEAHKLPSTIISRCQRFDFKKINLNNLVTRLKWIVEQEEIQVDDSVLSLIAKQAGGCVRDSESLLEQVLSLGEKNITMEQAELILPKSNYILLNELFELIINKKTAEALVFVDNLVKDGIDVSLFIEGFIEFVRKILLYKLNGDLEELSREVDDVVVQDIVKKIEKLSTDHMVQIIKKCLSSKELFKQSYIMQLPLEMIIFDLTHTSTGPRSVQLPPAEKVKVVEPVKPAESVAQPEAIKQPPFAAGSAELSEPDKAPIQPPKIVEPTAQIETPVEQIAQSEPVQVPAGEENKNSVKGLPEFQSSWDAILAKVRDANYSLYMSLRMSKPVDLIDDVLHLGFLFELQRKRIENLETKIVLVEIVEAVVGRKLRIETRIESNLSQEDFASNNGGTSSFEDKIQDVANDFGGEVMDNK; this is translated from the coding sequence ATGTCTACAGCTTTATATCGAAAATACAGACCAAAAATTTTTGCTGAAGTAACTGGTCAAAATCACATTAAAACTACCTTGCAAAACGAGATTTCTTCTGATCGGGTAGCTCATGCCTATTTATTTTGTGGTCCACGGGGTACTGGAAAAACTACCTTAGCTAGATTGCTTTCCAAGGCCGTTAATTGTTTAGATTTGCAACCAGAGGGAGAGCCCTGTAATAAATGTAAAAGTTGTCAGGATATAATAGATTCAAGAGCTTTGGATATTATTGAGATTGATGCTGCTTCACACACTGGTGTGGATAATGTTAGAGAGAATATTATTCAAAATGCTCGTTTTACGCCTACAAAATCAAAAAACAAGGTATTTATCATTGATGAGGTTCACATGCTGTCTATATCAGCATTTAACGCTCTACTGAAGATTCTGGAGGAGCCACCTAAGTATGTAATCTTTATTTTGGCTACTACCGAGGCGCACAAACTTCCTAGTACAATTATCTCACGTTGTCAGCGCTTTGATTTCAAAAAGATTAATTTAAATAATTTAGTCACTAGATTAAAGTGGATTGTAGAACAAGAAGAAATCCAAGTTGATGACTCAGTTTTGTCCTTGATCGCTAAACAGGCTGGAGGTTGTGTTCGAGATTCAGAAAGTTTGTTAGAGCAGGTTTTATCTTTGGGGGAAAAAAATATTACAATGGAGCAGGCTGAATTGATTTTACCCAAGTCAAATTATATTTTACTAAATGAGTTGTTTGAATTAATTATAAATAAAAAAACCGCAGAGGCTTTAGTGTTTGTTGACAATTTAGTAAAGGATGGAATAGACGTATCGTTATTTATTGAAGGGTTTATTGAATTTGTTCGAAAAATATTGTTATATAAATTAAATGGAGATCTCGAGGAATTATCTCGTGAAGTGGATGATGTTGTTGTTCAAGATATTGTGAAAAAGATTGAAAAATTATCGACTGACCACATGGTTCAAATTATCAAAAAGTGTTTATCAAGTAAGGAGTTATTTAAACAAAGTTATATTATGCAGCTGCCTTTGGAGATGATAATTTTCGATTTGACTCATACTTCAACTGGACCAAGGTCCGTCCAATTACCACCAGCTGAAAAAGTTAAAGTTGTTGAACCAGTGAAGCCAGCTGAGTCAGTAGCTCAACCAGAAGCAATAAAACAACCGCCCTTTGCTGCAGGTTCTGCGGAGCTGTCTGAACCGGACAAAGCTCCAATCCAACCTCCAAAGATTGTAGAGCCGACAGCTCAGATAGAAACACCGGTCGAGCAAATTGCACAATCTGAGCCAGTTCAAGTGCCTGCGGGAGAAGAAAATAAAAACTCAGTCAAGGGTTTGCCTGAATTTCAGTCTAGTTGGGACGCTATTTTGGCAAAGGTTAGAGATGCTAATTATTCTTTATATATGTCACTAAGAATGAGTAAGCCGGTTGATTTGATTGATGATGTATTGCATTTGGGTTTCTTGTTTGAATTACAAAGGAAACGAATTGAAAACTTAGAAACAAAGATTGTGTTGGTTGAAATAGTTGAAGCTGTCGTCGGTCGTAAGTTGCGGATTGAAACCAGGATAGAATCAAATTTATCACAGGAAGATTTTGCTAGTAATAATGGTGGCACCAGTTCGTTTGAGGACAAGATTCAGGATGTGGCTAATGATTTTGGTGGGGAAGTGATGGACAATAAATAA
- a CDS encoding MTAP family purine nucleoside phosphorylase: MHNQTANLGVFGGTAPFQLPPTKSEELHISTPFGDPSGPIIELELSPGTYVYFMNRHGLGHVLSPSSINYRANIWAMKHVGVTHLLSLSACGSLSENMPPSKTLFVPDQLFDWTKGIRKHTFFEGNNDAVAHIGLGDPICLELAREVHTLCKEIVEINPDQFQLFSETFVGTTVVIEGPRFSTHAESVFFKNVMGADAVAMTPLPEASLAREAGLCYSVLHFPADYDSWRKAMKGVNADEVKAGLEPFKPVPSILIPKLARAIKTGRCDCAKSMEGFTIHSNLEAVPLKKMEKYALFLK, from the coding sequence ATGCATAATCAAACCGCGAATTTAGGTGTTTTTGGTGGGACTGCACCGTTTCAACTACCACCCACAAAATCTGAAGAGCTTCACATATCAACCCCATTTGGAGATCCAAGCGGACCCATTATTGAGCTTGAGTTGTCACCTGGAACTTATGTCTACTTTATGAACCGACACGGATTAGGCCATGTTTTAAGTCCATCAAGTATTAACTATAGAGCTAATATTTGGGCGATGAAACATGTTGGTGTCACTCACCTACTTTCGCTTAGCGCCTGTGGTAGTCTTTCTGAAAATATGCCACCCAGCAAAACACTCTTTGTTCCAGATCAACTCTTCGATTGGACAAAAGGCATACGCAAACACACCTTTTTCGAAGGCAACAACGATGCCGTTGCCCACATCGGACTTGGTGATCCGATTTGTCTTGAGCTTGCAAGGGAAGTTCACACTCTTTGCAAAGAAATTGTCGAGATCAACCCCGATCAATTTCAACTCTTTTCAGAAACTTTCGTTGGAACAACCGTAGTAATAGAAGGCCCGCGATTTTCTACCCATGCAGAATCAGTTTTTTTCAAAAATGTAATGGGAGCTGATGCAGTTGCTATGACACCACTACCTGAAGCATCCCTAGCCCGAGAAGCTGGACTTTGCTACTCGGTCCTACACTTCCCTGCTGACTATGACTCCTGGCGAAAAGCGATGAAGGGAGTTAACGCGGATGAAGTTAAAGCAGGATTAGAACCATTCAAGCCAGTTCCCTCCATACTTATCCCTAAATTAGCAAGGGCAATTAAGACTGGTAGATGTGACTGCGCCAAATCAATGGAAGGCTTCACAATCCACAGCAACCTTGAAGCCGTTCCACTGAAAAAAATGGAAAAATACGCATTGTTTTTAAAATAA
- a CDS encoding TraM recognition domain-containing protein produces MPSVEFDASIVANYLDNPFIQLGLVLLILTFLLIVAVFTVRFFVLGKNKVSKSFARKVLLVTVPKNTGEKQDDATPNLQQIQEKIGVMESLFSTIAGIPSEKGIKAWLFGHRDVFSLELVSLKGQIHFFVAVPEHLQTYLEEQINAQFTDAFVEEMPDYNMFSSNGVIKGTMMGFKQPDFLPVKTYKKLDSDPLNSITNALSKIDEKDGAAIQIVFKSAKPDWRNFGIKVASKMQQGKKYNEAFQAAKGGFSGIFKGVAKAAQVNAPNQAQPEQYRLSPLEEELVKGIEETCSHSGVDANIRIIVSSKNQARLDGYLNNLVNSFVQFNMYKNGNNFEKLNRSPKKLINDFIYRNFDEGRSFVINSEVLASLYHFPIPKVNEAPNIKWLDARKASAPENISKEGVLMGYNVYRGRKTEIRLKKGDRRRHLYTIGMTGTGKSWLIAGMCMQDIANGEGCCYIDPHGDQIDDLLLRIPKERAEDVVVLDPGDISRPIGLNMLEFHTQEQKTFAINEIMAIFDKLYDLKATGGPMFEQYFKNAAALIMSDPASGSTLLEISRVLADDDFRKYKLSKCKDQLVKDFWEKEAQKAGGEASLANMVPYITSKMSPFISNDFVRPIISQQESTIDFADIMNSKKILLVKLAKGKIGQMNSDLLGMIVIGKLLMAALARGSMAEEDRKDFYLYVDEFQNYLTDSMEIILSEARKYRLCLGVAHQYVGQLVKGGDTKFKDAIFGNVGTKCSFRIGVDDAEAMSKEFAGAFSESDFLNLPAFNCYVKLLIDNANPEGFNMATYALDDIPGVQGENPKMAAAVAKLSKLKYGKDPEIIDMEVKERHALTFD; encoded by the coding sequence ATGCCAAGTGTAGAATTTGACGCTTCAATTGTAGCGAATTATTTAGATAATCCATTTATCCAGTTAGGGTTAGTTTTATTAATCCTAACTTTTTTATTAATCGTAGCTGTTTTTACAGTTCGATTTTTTGTTCTTGGTAAAAATAAGGTTTCTAAATCCTTTGCTCGAAAAGTACTCTTGGTTACAGTACCAAAAAATACTGGCGAAAAACAGGATGATGCGACTCCGAATTTACAGCAAATCCAAGAAAAGATTGGGGTAATGGAGTCTTTGTTTTCAACCATCGCAGGAATACCGTCCGAGAAGGGAATTAAGGCTTGGTTATTCGGTCACCGTGATGTTTTTTCACTTGAATTAGTTTCATTGAAAGGTCAAATTCATTTTTTTGTTGCAGTACCTGAGCATTTACAAACTTATTTAGAAGAACAAATTAATGCACAATTTACAGATGCTTTTGTCGAGGAAATGCCAGATTACAACATGTTTTCATCCAATGGGGTAATTAAAGGTACAATGATGGGCTTTAAGCAGCCAGACTTCTTACCAGTTAAGACGTACAAGAAATTAGATTCTGATCCTTTGAATTCAATTACAAACGCTTTGAGTAAAATTGATGAAAAAGACGGAGCGGCAATTCAGATTGTATTTAAGTCGGCTAAACCTGACTGGCGCAATTTTGGTATTAAAGTAGCTTCCAAGATGCAACAAGGAAAAAAATACAATGAGGCCTTCCAGGCTGCCAAAGGCGGTTTTAGTGGGATTTTTAAGGGAGTCGCCAAAGCAGCTCAAGTTAACGCTCCAAATCAAGCTCAGCCAGAGCAATATCGGTTGTCTCCATTAGAGGAGGAACTGGTAAAAGGCATTGAAGAAACTTGTAGTCATTCAGGAGTGGATGCTAACATTAGAATTATTGTTAGCAGTAAAAATCAAGCCAGACTGGATGGTTATTTAAATAATCTAGTCAATTCTTTCGTCCAGTTTAACATGTATAAAAATGGTAATAATTTTGAAAAGCTAAACAGGTCTCCCAAGAAATTAATTAATGATTTTATTTATAGAAATTTTGATGAAGGTAGAAGTTTTGTGATTAATTCTGAGGTTTTGGCTAGTTTATATCATTTTCCAATTCCTAAAGTTAATGAAGCTCCAAATATTAAATGGTTAGATGCGCGTAAGGCGTCAGCACCGGAGAACATTTCCAAGGAAGGTGTTTTAATGGGTTATAATGTATATAGAGGACGAAAAACTGAAATTCGATTGAAGAAAGGAGACAGGCGAAGGCATTTATATACTATTGGTATGACGGGTACAGGTAAATCTTGGTTAATTGCAGGTATGTGTATGCAAGATATTGCCAATGGTGAGGGCTGTTGTTATATTGACCCACATGGCGATCAAATTGACGATCTATTATTGCGTATTCCAAAAGAAAGAGCTGAGGACGTTGTAGTACTTGATCCTGGAGATATTTCCAGACCAATTGGTTTGAATATGCTGGAATTTCATACCCAGGAACAAAAAACTTTTGCGATTAATGAAATCATGGCGATTTTCGATAAGCTGTATGATTTGAAAGCTACAGGTGGACCGATGTTTGAACAATATTTTAAAAATGCTGCAGCTTTGATTATGAGTGATCCTGCTTCGGGGTCAACATTATTGGAGATTTCTCGAGTTTTGGCAGATGATGATTTTCGTAAGTATAAATTGTCGAAATGTAAAGATCAGTTAGTAAAGGATTTCTGGGAAAAAGAAGCACAAAAAGCTGGGGGGGAGGCGTCATTGGCTAATATGGTTCCGTATATCACCAGTAAAATGTCTCCGTTTATCAGTAATGATTTTGTCAGGCCAATCATCTCACAACAAGAAAGCACAATTGATTTTGCTGATATAATGAATTCTAAAAAAATACTTTTAGTTAAGTTGGCAAAAGGAAAAATCGGACAGATGAACTCTGATTTGTTAGGTATGATTGTGATAGGAAAATTATTAATGGCAGCTTTGGCCAGAGGTAGTATGGCTGAAGAAGACAGAAAAGATTTTTACCTGTATGTTGATGAGTTTCAAAACTATTTAACAGATAGCATGGAAATTATATTGTCTGAAGCTAGAAAATATCGTTTATGTTTAGGTGTTGCACATCAGTATGTTGGACAGTTGGTAAAAGGCGGTGACACAAAGTTTAAGGATGCAATTTTCGGTAACGTAGGAACCAAATGTTCGTTTAGAATTGGTGTGGATGATGCCGAGGCTATGTCTAAAGAATTTGCTGGTGCATTTAGTGAAAGTGACTTTTTGAATTTACCAGCTTTTAATTGTTATGTTAAATTGTTGATTGATAATGCTAATCCTGAAGGATTTAACATGGCTACTTATGCGTTGGATGATATTCCTGGAGTGCAGGGTGAAAATCCTAAAATGGCTGCTGCCGTGGCTAAATTATCTAAACTTAAATATGGAAAGGATCCGGAAATTATTGATATGGAGGTAAAAGAAAGACATGCTTTAACGTTTGATTAA
- a CDS encoding phenylalanine--tRNA ligase subunit beta — protein MQISLNWLKQHVEGLDKVDPQELGLKLTMATVEVESVENQAELLIKVVVGKIVKLEKHPDADRLQVAQVDIGNKKVKVVCGGSNLKQNMLVAMALSGAKVRWHGEGELVELKSTKVRGVESDGMICAGVEIGLDSLFPAKAKNEIVDLSVLKLQVGQPLADALGLNDVIFEIDNKSLTNRPDLWGHYGIAREVAAIVGSKLKPYKLDKFKKNKQIDLKVKIDDFAACPRYMAIALEGVKISESPDWLKKQLEAIGQKSINNIVDITNYVMYDLGQPLHAFSADKIVDNKIIVRKAIAREKITTLDGEARKLIEDDLLITDNEKPIALAGVMGNQNSEINTNTNVVIIESATFEPFTVRKTADRLDLRSEAAIRFEKNLDPNLAEIAINKAVNLIQEVIPEAKVVSNLIDESKFKLDQGPISLSWEFIDKRIGEKLEQKKIISILQSLGFDIKANKHGLEVKVPTWRATKDVSIKEDIIEEITRIFGYDNITPQMPAVAIDYLEENKLRVFERRLKDVLALSLGANEVYNYSFVEQKFLEKLNQPITHVELVNPWAEGVNLMRQSLIPNLLKSAAGNLRFFEQINLFEVGKVFIKDQAGAKVKPDSKNKLPAQPLMAAGIIVDQDPFFTAKGIIETLAQQFSFKFSFVESTPVNAWCHPKQHLNIVLNKKVVGCLCTVHPKVAEVLDVKVKMAVWQLDLGEVVDSYPVVNKYQELPKYPAVNLDLSVVIDDQVKWKDIKSLVLASDNTIISAVDLLDVFKNDKIEVGKKSLTFRTTYQSDERTLEMDEVNKLHEKIIAQLKKAVGAEVRG, from the coding sequence ATGCAAATTTCATTAAATTGGTTAAAACAACATGTTGAAGGCTTGGACAAGGTTGACCCTCAGGAGCTTGGACTTAAGTTGACTATGGCGACTGTTGAAGTTGAGTCAGTTGAAAATCAAGCTGAGCTTTTGATTAAAGTAGTCGTTGGTAAAATTGTGAAATTAGAAAAACATCCTGATGCTGATCGTTTGCAGGTTGCTCAGGTTGATATTGGTAATAAAAAAGTAAAGGTAGTTTGTGGTGGATCAAATCTAAAGCAAAACATGTTGGTAGCAATGGCCTTGTCGGGAGCAAAGGTCCGTTGGCACGGAGAAGGGGAGTTAGTTGAATTAAAATCAACTAAAGTTCGTGGAGTTGAAAGTGACGGTATGATTTGTGCTGGTGTGGAGATTGGTCTTGATAGCTTGTTTCCAGCTAAAGCAAAAAATGAGATTGTAGATTTGAGCGTCTTAAAACTGCAAGTCGGTCAGCCTTTAGCAGATGCACTTGGTTTGAATGATGTAATTTTTGAAATTGACAACAAATCACTAACTAATAGACCTGATTTATGGGGCCACTATGGCATTGCAAGGGAAGTGGCTGCGATTGTTGGTTCAAAATTAAAACCATATAAATTAGACAAATTCAAGAAAAATAAACAAATCGACTTAAAAGTTAAAATTGACGATTTCGCTGCTTGCCCTAGATACATGGCGATTGCTTTGGAAGGTGTGAAAATTTCCGAATCGCCCGACTGGCTCAAGAAACAATTGGAAGCTATTGGTCAAAAATCGATCAATAATATTGTTGATATTACAAATTATGTAATGTATGATTTGGGTCAGCCATTGCATGCATTTTCAGCTGATAAAATTGTTGATAATAAAATTATTGTTCGAAAAGCCATTGCTAGGGAAAAAATAACCACCTTGGATGGTGAAGCTCGGAAATTAATAGAGGACGATTTACTTATTACTGATAATGAAAAACCGATTGCATTGGCAGGTGTAATGGGCAATCAAAATTCAGAAATTAATACAAATACTAATGTTGTAATAATTGAGTCGGCAACTTTTGAGCCATTTACAGTTCGTAAAACTGCTGATCGTCTTGATTTGCGATCTGAGGCCGCTATTCGATTTGAAAAAAACCTAGATCCTAATTTGGCTGAAATAGCCATTAATAAAGCAGTTAACTTAATTCAAGAAGTAATCCCTGAAGCTAAAGTTGTTAGCAATTTGATTGATGAGTCCAAATTTAAACTTGATCAAGGGCCAATTTCTTTGAGTTGGGAGTTTATTGACAAGCGTATTGGCGAAAAGCTTGAACAAAAAAAGATAATTTCAATTTTGCAAAGTTTAGGTTTTGATATAAAAGCAAACAAGCACGGACTTGAAGTAAAAGTGCCAACCTGGAGAGCTACAAAGGATGTTAGTATAAAAGAAGATATTATTGAAGAAATAACTAGAATATTTGGTTATGACAATATTACTCCACAAATGCCAGCGGTTGCGATTGACTACTTAGAGGAAAACAAGCTTCGAGTATTTGAGCGACGATTAAAAGATGTGTTAGCTTTGTCGCTTGGTGCTAATGAAGTATATAATTATTCTTTTGTCGAACAAAAATTTTTAGAAAAATTAAATCAACCAATAACGCACGTGGAATTAGTCAATCCTTGGGCGGAGGGAGTAAATTTGATGCGCCAAAGTTTGATTCCAAATTTACTAAAAAGTGCAGCTGGTAATTTAAGGTTTTTTGAACAGATAAATTTGTTTGAAGTAGGCAAGGTGTTTATAAAAGATCAAGCTGGTGCAAAGGTTAAACCAGATTCAAAAAATAAATTACCGGCCCAGCCATTAATGGCCGCGGGTATAATAGTTGATCAAGATCCTTTTTTTACAGCCAAGGGAATAATTGAAACTTTGGCGCAGCAGTTTAGTTTTAAATTCAGTTTTGTTGAAAGTACTCCAGTCAATGCTTGGTGTCACCCAAAACAACATTTAAATATAGTCTTAAATAAGAAAGTAGTTGGTTGTCTTTGCACAGTACACCCAAAGGTTGCTGAAGTTTTGGATGTTAAGGTTAAAATGGCAGTTTGGCAATTAGATTTAGGCGAAGTTGTTGACAGTTATCCCGTGGTAAATAAATATCAAGAATTACCAAAATATCCAGCAGTTAATTTGGATCTGTCTGTCGTGATTGATGATCAAGTTAAGTGGAAAGATATTAAATCTTTAGTTTTGGCTTCAGATAATACAATTATCAGTGCAGTAGATTTGTTAGATGTGTTTAAAAATGATAAAATAGAAGTAGGCAAGAAGAGCCTGACATTTAGAACGACTTATCAATCTGATGAGCGTACTTTGGAAATGGACGAAGTGAATAAGTTGCATGAAAAAATTATAGCGCAATTAAAAAAAGCGGTTGGCGCTGAGGTTAGGGGATAA
- the pheS gene encoding phenylalanine--tRNA ligase subunit alpha — protein sequence MNMKNDLEKLQQRAKQAIAKVVNLDELKTVELKYFGRKDGELNKILKSLKDLSATEKKKIGQFANQVKLELQQLLNQQSQILSGQKIDQELESDFLDTSLPGKKSDRGSLNPNSIVQYELEDIFRSLGFMILDGPEVESDYYNFEALNIPANHPARDMQDTFYINGKEQGAKSKEKPQKLVLRTHTSPVQVRAMQKYGAPIRAVVPGRVFRYEALDASHEHTFYQLEGLMVDENISIANLIAVMKTLLKGIFKKDVKVRLRPGYFPFVEPGFELDIHCLICNGKGCSVCNQTGWVELLPCGMVHPNVLRAGNIDPEKYSGFAFGLGLTRLVMMRYGIDNIRLINSGDLRFLKQFKVSS from the coding sequence TTGAATATGAAAAATGATCTAGAAAAATTACAACAGAGAGCTAAACAAGCAATTGCCAAGGTGGTGAATTTAGATGAATTGAAAACCGTGGAGCTGAAATATTTTGGACGCAAGGATGGAGAATTAAACAAAATCCTAAAAAGCCTGAAAGATTTGTCTGCCACTGAAAAAAAGAAGATTGGTCAATTTGCGAACCAAGTGAAATTGGAATTGCAACAATTATTGAACCAGCAGAGTCAAATTTTGTCTGGTCAAAAAATTGATCAAGAATTAGAATCAGATTTTTTAGATACTTCTTTGCCTGGTAAAAAGTCTGATCGAGGTAGTCTAAATCCAAATTCAATTGTGCAGTACGAATTGGAGGACATTTTTCGTTCTCTTGGTTTTATGATTTTAGATGGCCCAGAAGTAGAATCAGATTATTACAATTTTGAGGCTTTGAATATTCCAGCTAATCATCCCGCTCGGGACATGCAAGATACATTCTATATAAATGGCAAGGAGCAAGGAGCAAAGAGCAAAGAAAAACCTCAGAAATTGGTGCTTCGTACTCATACGTCACCAGTCCAGGTTCGAGCTATGCAAAAATATGGTGCTCCTATTAGAGCCGTTGTGCCTGGACGAGTTTTTCGTTATGAAGCGTTGGATGCTTCACATGAACATACTTTTTATCAATTGGAGGGACTAATGGTTGATGAAAATATTTCTATCGCTAATCTAATTGCGGTAATGAAAACATTGTTAAAAGGAATTTTCAAAAAAGACGTTAAAGTTCGTTTACGTCCAGGATATTTTCCTTTTGTGGAGCCAGGCTTTGAGCTGGATATACATTGTTTGATTTGTAATGGAAAGGGTTGTAGTGTTTGTAATCAAACTGGTTGGGTAGAGCTTTTGCCATGCGGCATGGTTCATCCTAATGTTTTGAGAGCTGGCAATATTGATCCGGAAAAATATTCAGGCTTTGCCTTTGGCCTTGGATTGACCAGATTGGTCATGATGCGTTATGGGATTGATAATATCCGTTTAATAAATTCAGGAGATTTGAGATTTTTAAAACAGTTCAAGGTTAGTTCGTAA